In one window of Cololabis saira isolate AMF1-May2022 chromosome 23, fColSai1.1, whole genome shotgun sequence DNA:
- the c23h12orf56 gene encoding uncharacterized protein C12orf56 homolog isoform X1: MARTGGGSAQSRRNARLDSFLKRNTERAVYERIRAAEPCVVLSDSVNKVFMHAVLSDQCVYLTEYLPRTITEAVSFGRVRHIELVNDLPEFLSPKDRERCQHIRISYTADKPVGKRRDWLRRQKGEGLAPGAPPSRRASHCPTTITPLETLKGFAAESQQMKDEPPPGLKPTRSASCPNPETLGLPRVQHPAAQPPSFYSPLTSPASPSSLSEGSLKVIDSSQVMERLGSVLSRLLRRDCMGDEEDREAELHFYVVSQTSRLYFHLQSSWNSYIIRSTLLLDPLYRRRCTASSSASPISMERTAHLLGQLSSELLQDGISMESLYLLLQELRTAAHRSVTLRRIFWRSREVCVFLVQTLEDCFYSCQSLGGVYTADQLLLSTLVVQTLAIMFRETEVEAARISLLSAEKGALASRMLLALICDPQLRTPSRGSPVDSELQGLLTEYLDAACSLLFELLLLGYETSRCSSADNFLTVGWIFRVLQPHPHLLSFIGYQAQQVVLVLLGPQESYPNAVQSVVLFQRCHLLLGCLQHSNQLALHLRSHFREEFRYFVKPSCAEEKLLPHYPISQPTIRLMESIQTLLLNR, encoded by the exons ATGGCTCGGACCGGAGGCGGGAGCGCGCAGTCCCGCAGGAACGCGCGGCTGGACTCGTTCCTGAAGCGGAACACGGAGCGCGCCGTGTACGAGCGGATCCGCGCCGCGGAGCCGTGCGTGGTGCTGTCGGACTCCGTCAACAAGGTGTTCATGCACGCGGTGCTGAGCGACCAGTGCGTGTACCTGACCGAGTACCTGCCCCGCACCATCACCGAGGCCGTCAGCTTCGGCCGAGTGAGACACATCGAGCTG GTAAATGACCTCCCAGAGTTCCTCAGTCCCAAAGACCGGGAACGCTGCCAGCATATACGAATCAGCTACACCGCTGACAAACCTGTGGGGAAGAGGCGTGATTGGTTGAGGAGACAGAAGGGGGAGGGACTTGCTCCTGGAGCCCCGCCCTCTCGCAGAGCCAGCCACTGCCCAACAACAATAACACCACTAGAGACCTTAAAAG GATTTGCTGCAGAAAG TCAGCAGATGAAGGACGAGCCCCCCCCGGGGCTGAAGCCCACCCGCTCTGCTTCCTGCCCAAACCCCGAGACACTGGGGCTCCCAAGGGTGCAGCACCCTGCCGCCCAGCCCCCCTCTTTCTACTCACCCCTCACATCCCCCGCCTCGCCTTCATCGCTCTCAGAGGGAAGTCTAAAGGTGATCGACAGCAGTCAG GTGATGGAGAGGCTCGGCTCGGTCCTGTCACGGCTGCTGAGGCGAGACTGCATGGGCGATGAGGAGGACAGAGAAGCAGAGCTGCATTTTTACGTTGTTTCGCAGACATCCAGACTTTACTTCCACCTGCAGAGCTCGTGGAACAGCTACATTATT AGGTCGACGCTTTTGTTGGATCCACTCTACAGAAGGAGGTGTACTGCATCATCCTCTGCTTCTCCCATCAG CATGGAGCGGACGGCTCACCTGCTCGGTCAGCTGAGCTCAGAGCTCCTACAGGATGGGATTAGCATGGAGAGCTTGTACCTGCTTCTGCAGGAGCTGAGAACAGCCGCTCACCGCAGCGTCACGCTACGGCGAATCTTCTGGAGG tCAAGAGAAGTGTGTGTTTTCCTGGTTCAGACTCTGGAGGACTGTTTCTACAGCTGTCAGAGCCTCGGGGGAGTTTATACAGCGGATCAGCTACT ACTGAGCACCCTGGTCGTCCAGACGCTCGCCATCATGTTCAGGGAGACAGAGGTGGAAGCAGCCAGAATCAGCCTGCTCTCTGCCGAAAA AGGTGCTTTGGCCTCCAGAATGCTGCTTGCCTTGATTTGTGATCCACAACTGAGAACCCCGAGCCGAGGATCTCCGGTGGACTCAGAG CTTCAGGGTTTACTCACCGAGTATCTGGATGCGGCCTGCTCTCTGCTCTTTGAACTCCTGCTTTTAGGATATGAG ACCAGCAGGTGTTCTTCTGCTGACAACTTCCTGACTGTGGGTTGGATCTTCAGAGTCCTGCAGCCTCACCCTCACCTG TTATCCTTCATCGGTTACCAAGCCCAGCAGGTGGTGCTGGTTCTGTTGGGCCCTCAGGAATCGTACCCGAATGCCGTGCAGTCCGTTGTGCTGTTCCAGCGGTGCCACCTCCTGCTGGGCTGCCTGCAGCACAGCAACCAGCTGGCTCTGCACCTGCGCTCGCACTTCAGGGAGGAATTCAG ATACTTTGTGAAGCCGTCATGTgcagaggagaagctgctgcctcATTATCCCATTAGCCAACCAACTATTCGACTGATGGAAAGTATTCAGACTCTTCTACTGAACAGATGA
- the c23h12orf56 gene encoding uncharacterized protein C12orf56 homolog isoform X2, translating into MARTGGGSAQSRRNARLDSFLKRNTERAVYERIRAAEPCVVLSDSVNKVFMHAVLSDQCVYLTEYLPRTITEAVSFGRVRHIELVNDLPEFLSPKDRERCQHIRISYTADKPVGKRRDWLRRQKGEGLAPGAPPSRRASHCPTTITPLETLKGFAAESQQMKDEPPPGLKPTRSASCPNPETLGLPRVQHPAAQPPSFYSPLTSPASPSSLSEGSLKVIDSSQVMERLGSVLSRLLRRDCMGDEEDREAELHFYVVSQTSRLYFHLQSSWNSYIIRSTLLLDPLYRRRCTASSSASPISMERTAHLLGQLSSELLQDGISMESLYLLLQELRTAAHRSVTLRRIFWRSREVCVFLVQTLEDCFYSCQSLGGVYTADQLLLSTLVVQTLAIMFRETEVEAARISLLSAEKGALASRMLLALICDPQLRTPSRGSPVDSEGLLTEYLDAACSLLFELLLLGYETSRCSSADNFLTVGWIFRVLQPHPHLLSFIGYQAQQVVLVLLGPQESYPNAVQSVVLFQRCHLLLGCLQHSNQLALHLRSHFREEFRYFVKPSCAEEKLLPHYPISQPTIRLMESIQTLLLNR; encoded by the exons ATGGCTCGGACCGGAGGCGGGAGCGCGCAGTCCCGCAGGAACGCGCGGCTGGACTCGTTCCTGAAGCGGAACACGGAGCGCGCCGTGTACGAGCGGATCCGCGCCGCGGAGCCGTGCGTGGTGCTGTCGGACTCCGTCAACAAGGTGTTCATGCACGCGGTGCTGAGCGACCAGTGCGTGTACCTGACCGAGTACCTGCCCCGCACCATCACCGAGGCCGTCAGCTTCGGCCGAGTGAGACACATCGAGCTG GTAAATGACCTCCCAGAGTTCCTCAGTCCCAAAGACCGGGAACGCTGCCAGCATATACGAATCAGCTACACCGCTGACAAACCTGTGGGGAAGAGGCGTGATTGGTTGAGGAGACAGAAGGGGGAGGGACTTGCTCCTGGAGCCCCGCCCTCTCGCAGAGCCAGCCACTGCCCAACAACAATAACACCACTAGAGACCTTAAAAG GATTTGCTGCAGAAAG TCAGCAGATGAAGGACGAGCCCCCCCCGGGGCTGAAGCCCACCCGCTCTGCTTCCTGCCCAAACCCCGAGACACTGGGGCTCCCAAGGGTGCAGCACCCTGCCGCCCAGCCCCCCTCTTTCTACTCACCCCTCACATCCCCCGCCTCGCCTTCATCGCTCTCAGAGGGAAGTCTAAAGGTGATCGACAGCAGTCAG GTGATGGAGAGGCTCGGCTCGGTCCTGTCACGGCTGCTGAGGCGAGACTGCATGGGCGATGAGGAGGACAGAGAAGCAGAGCTGCATTTTTACGTTGTTTCGCAGACATCCAGACTTTACTTCCACCTGCAGAGCTCGTGGAACAGCTACATTATT AGGTCGACGCTTTTGTTGGATCCACTCTACAGAAGGAGGTGTACTGCATCATCCTCTGCTTCTCCCATCAG CATGGAGCGGACGGCTCACCTGCTCGGTCAGCTGAGCTCAGAGCTCCTACAGGATGGGATTAGCATGGAGAGCTTGTACCTGCTTCTGCAGGAGCTGAGAACAGCCGCTCACCGCAGCGTCACGCTACGGCGAATCTTCTGGAGG tCAAGAGAAGTGTGTGTTTTCCTGGTTCAGACTCTGGAGGACTGTTTCTACAGCTGTCAGAGCCTCGGGGGAGTTTATACAGCGGATCAGCTACT ACTGAGCACCCTGGTCGTCCAGACGCTCGCCATCATGTTCAGGGAGACAGAGGTGGAAGCAGCCAGAATCAGCCTGCTCTCTGCCGAAAA AGGTGCTTTGGCCTCCAGAATGCTGCTTGCCTTGATTTGTGATCCACAACTGAGAACCCCGAGCCGAGGATCTCCGGTGGACTCAGAG GGTTTACTCACCGAGTATCTGGATGCGGCCTGCTCTCTGCTCTTTGAACTCCTGCTTTTAGGATATGAG ACCAGCAGGTGTTCTTCTGCTGACAACTTCCTGACTGTGGGTTGGATCTTCAGAGTCCTGCAGCCTCACCCTCACCTG TTATCCTTCATCGGTTACCAAGCCCAGCAGGTGGTGCTGGTTCTGTTGGGCCCTCAGGAATCGTACCCGAATGCCGTGCAGTCCGTTGTGCTGTTCCAGCGGTGCCACCTCCTGCTGGGCTGCCTGCAGCACAGCAACCAGCTGGCTCTGCACCTGCGCTCGCACTTCAGGGAGGAATTCAG ATACTTTGTGAAGCCGTCATGTgcagaggagaagctgctgcctcATTATCCCATTAGCCAACCAACTATTCGACTGATGGAAAGTATTCAGACTCTTCTACTGAACAGATGA